A portion of the Bubalus kerabau isolate K-KA32 ecotype Philippines breed swamp buffalo chromosome 1, PCC_UOA_SB_1v2, whole genome shotgun sequence genome contains these proteins:
- the LOC129642179 gene encoding olfactory receptor 2T29-like, which translates to MDNSTWVANYTGPLDFILMGLFSQSKHPALLCVVIFVIFLMALSGNSILILLIHSNAHLQTPMYFFISQLSLMDVMYISVTVPKMLMDQVMGVNEISASECGMQMFLYLTLVGSEFFLLAAMAYDRYVAICHPLRYSILMSHRVCHLLVSGCWFLGSLDGFMLTPVTMTFPFCKTREIHHFFCEVPAVVKLSCSDTSLYETLMYLCCVLMLLIPVTVISSSYSFILLTIHRMNSAEGRKKAFTTCSSHMTVVILFFGAAIYTYMLPSSYHTPEKDMIVSAFYTILTPVLNPLIYSLRNKDVTGALKKMLNMGSVTIL; encoded by the coding sequence ATGGACAACTCCACCTGGGTGGCCAACTATACTGGACCATTGGATTTCATCCTCATGGGACTCTTCAGTCAATCCAAGCACCCAGCTCTCCTTTGTGTGGTCATTTTTGTGATTTTCCTGATGGCCTTGTCTGGTAATAGCATCCTGATCCTTCTGATACATTCTAATGCCCATCTTCAAACtcccatgtatttttttattagtCAGTTGTCTCTCATGGATGTGATGTACATTTCTGTCACTGTGCCAAAGATGCTCATGGATCAGGTCATGGGTGTGAATGAGATTTCAGCCTCTGAATGTGGAATGCAGATGTTTCTCTATTTGACTCTAGTAGGTTCAGAATTTTTCCTTCTGGCtgccatggcctatgaccgctatgtggccatctgtcaTCCACTCCGTTATTCTATTCTCATGAGCCATAGAGTGTGTCACCTCTTGGTGTCTGGCTGCTGGTTCCTGGGATCACTGGATGGCTTTATGCTCACACCAGTCACCATGACCTTCCCCTTCTGCAAAACCAGGGAGATCCATCACTTCTTCTGTGAGGTCCCTGCTGTAGTGAAGCTTTCCTGCTCAGACACTTCCCTGTATGAGACACTCATGTACCTGTGCTGTGTCCTCATGCTCCTTATCCCTGTGACAGTTATTTCAAGCTCTTATTCATTCATCCTCCTCACCATCCACAGGATGAATTCAGCAGAGGGCAGGAAGAAGGCTTTCACTACTTGTTCTTCCCACATGACTGTGGTCATCCTGTTCTTTGGAGCTGCCATCTATACCTACATGCTCCCCAGTTCCTACCACACCCCTGAGAAGGATATGATTGTATCTGCATTTTACACCATACTCACTCCTGTTCTTAACCCTTTAATCTATAGTCTTAGGAATAAGGATGTCACAGGGGCTctaaagaaaatgttaaacatGGGATCtgtcacaatactgtaa
- the LOC129642180 gene encoding cyclin-C-like codes for MAGNFWQSSHYLQWILDKQDLLKERQKDLKFLSEEKYWKLQIFFTNVIQALGEHLKLRQQIIATATVYFKRFYARYSLKSIGPILMAPTCVFLASKVEEFGVVSNTRLIAAATCVLKTRFSYAFPKEFPYKMNHVLECEFYLLELMDCCLIVYHPYGPLLQYVQDMGQEDMLLPLAWRIVNDTYRIDLCLLYPPFMIALACLYVACVVQQKDARQWFAELSVDMEKILEIIRVILKLYEQWKKFDERKEMATILSKMPKPKPPNSEGQQGPDGSQNSSYSQS; via the coding sequence ATGGCAGGGAACTTTTGGCAGAGCTCCCACTATTTACAATGGATTTTGGATAAACAAGATCTGTTGAAGGAACGCCAAAAAGATTTAAAGTTTCTCTCGGAAGAAAAGTATTGGAAATTACAGATATTTTTTACAAATGTTATCCAAGCATTAGGTGAACATCTTAAATTAAGACAACAAATCATTGCCACTGCTACGGTTTATTTCAAGAGATTCTATGCAAGGTATTCTCTGAAAAGTATAGGTCCTATATTAATGGCTCCTACATGTGTGTTTTTGGCATCCAAAGTAGAGGAATTTGGAGTAGTCTCAAATACAAGattgattgctgctgctacttGTGTTTTGAAAACTAGATTTTCATATGCCTTTCCAAAGGAATTTCCTTATAAGATGAACCATGTATTAGAATGTGAATTCTATCTTTTAGAATTAATGGATTGTTGCTTAATAGTGTATCATCCTTATGGACCTTTGCTCCAGTATGTGCAGGACATGGGCCAAGAAGACATGTTGCTTCCCCTTGCATGGAGGATAGTGAATGATACCTACAGAATTGATCTTTGCCTACTGTATCCTCCTTTCATGATAGCTTTAGCTTGCCTGTATGTAgcctgtgttgtacagcagaaagatGCCAGACAGTGGTTTGCTGAGCTTTCTGTGGATATGgagaaaattttggaaataatCAGGGTTATTTTAAAGTTGTATGAGCAGTGGAAAAAATTTGATGAGAGAAAAGAGATGGCAACTATTCTGAGTAAGATGCCGAAACCAAAACCTCcaaacagtgaaggacagcagGGTCCAGATGGAAGTCAGAACTCTAGCTACAGCCAATCTTAA